Below is a genomic region from Jiangella gansuensis DSM 44835.
ACGGCGGCGGCGCGGACGGCGGCGAGCTGATCGGCGCCAGTCCGGCCCAGATGGTGGGGTACTACAAGGACGAGGTCGCCACGAAGGCTGCGCTCGGCCCGGACGGCGCCATGCGCACGGGTGACCTCGGTCGCATCGACGAGCGTGGGCTCGTCTTCCTGACCGGCCGGAGCAAGGACATCATCATCTCCGGCGGCATCAACATCGCGCCCGCCGAGATCGAGGCCGTCGCCGCCCGGCATCCGTCGGTCGAACGGGCGGTCGTCGTGGGCGTGCCGAGCGAACGCTGGGGTGAGACCCCGGTCGTCGTCGCCGTGCCCCGTCCGGGCCGGGCCCTGACGGCCGACGACCTGCTGAGCCACTGCAGGTCACAGCTGACCAGCTACAAGCGACCTACCGCCGCCGGGCTGATCGACGCCCTCCCGACCACCGGTATCGGCAAGACGGCCAAGGACACGGTGAGGAAGATGATCGTGGATGGGAAGATCAACGTTGTTCGAGTCTGACCAGATCGAGGCACTCGTGGCCAAGGGCCGGCAAGGCCACTGGGCGCCGCTCGCCCGTGCGGTGACGGTGGTCGAGAACAGCCCGCCCTGGGAGGTCTCCATCCCACGGGCGTCCCGGCCCTGCCACATCGTGGGCATCACCGGGCCGCCGGGCGCCGGCAAGAGCACCCTCACCGGCCGCCTGATCGAGTCCTTCGCCGACGACGGCCAGCGGGTCGCCGTCCTGGCGATCGACCCGTCCAGCCCGCTCAGCGGCGGAGCCGTCCTCGGCGACCGCGTACGGATGGAGACCTACCTGACCGGCCGGCCCGGGGTGTTCGTGCGCAGCCTGGCCAGTCGCGGATCGCATGGCGCCGTGGCCGGGTCCACCCGCAACATCGCCCGGCTCCTGGAGCTGTCCGGCCTGTTCGACATCGTGCTCATCGAGACGGTGGGCGCGGGCCAGACGGAGGTCGCCATCGTCGAGGTCGCCGACACCGTGCTGCTGGTCACCGTGCCCGGGCTCGGTGACGCCGTGCAGACGATCAAGGCGGGCCTCATGGAGGTCGCCGACGCCTTCATCGTCAACATGGCCGACCGGCCCGGCGCCTCGGAGACGGCGCGGCACCTGCGCCTGGCCGCCGGGCGGGTGGACGCCGTGTACAAGACGGTGGCCATCGAGGGCACCGGGGTGGACCAGGTGCGCGACGGCATGTACGCGCGGTGGAAGTCGCTGCTGGAGGACGGGCAGCTGGAGGCGCGGCGCCTGGCGAAGTGGGGCTCGGACGCGGCGCTGGTGGCGGAGGCCTGGGTCGCCGACTGCGCCGGCGCGCTCGACCTCGACCCGCACGCGACCATGCAGGACTCCGTGGACAAGATCTTGAAGGAGGCGTCACACCGATGGAGCCGATGAACGAGGACGACAAGCGCTGGGACGAGCGCGTCGAGGCATGGAGCACCGGGCGGGTCGCCGCCGACTACGAGCGGATCCCGCCGCGGCGCTCGGAGTACACGACCCTGTCCGGTGCGCCCGTCAAGGACATCTACACCCATGCGGACATCCGGCACCTGGACCCGGCCGAGGACATCGGGCTCCCCGGTGAGTACCCGTACACCCGTGGCGTGCACGCCACGATGTACCGCGGCAGGCCGTGGACGATCCGGCAGGTGGCGGGCTTCGGTCAGGCCGAGGACACCAACAACCGGTACAAGTACCTGCTCAGGACCGGCCAGACCGGTCTCTCGACCGACTTCGACCTACCGACGCTGCTGGGCTACGACTCCGACCACGAGGTGTACCGACGCGAGGTCGGCCGCATCGGTGTCGCCGTCGACACCGTCGTCGACATGCATGCGCTGTTCGACGGCATCCCGCTCGACCAGATCTCCACATCGATGACGATCAACCCGTCGGCCGCCGTCGTGCTGGCCATGTACCGGGTGGTGGCCGACGAGCGGGGCATCCCGGGCCACGTGCTCACCGGGACCACCCAGAACGACATCCTCAAGGAGTACATCGCCCAGAACGAGTTCATCTTCCCGCCGCTGCCCTCGGTGCAGCTGGTGGTCGACACGATGGAGTACGGCGCGGACGTGATGCCGCGGTTCAACCCGCTCAACGTGTGCGGCTACCACATCCGCGACGCCGGTGCGACGGCCGTCGAGGAGGTCGGGCTGACGATCAGCAACGCGCTGTGCTACCTGGAGCACGCGGTCGAGCGCGGCATCGACGTCGACCGGCTGGCGCCGCGGGTGTCGTTCTTCTGGGACGTGCACAACAACTTCTTCGAGGAGGCGGCGAAGCTGCGGGCGGCCCGCCGGTTGTGGGCGCGGCTCATGCGGGAGCGGCTGGGCGCCAAGGATCCCCGCTCGTGGCTGATGCGGGCGCACTGCCAGACCGCAGGCGTCTCCCTCACCGCGCAGCAGCCGTACAACAACGTCGCCCGGACCGCGATCCAGGCCATGGCTGCCGTCCTGGGCGGCACCCAGTCGCTGCACACGAACTCCCTCGACGAGGCCCTGTCCATCCCGTCGGAGAGCGCAATCAAGATCGCCGTCCGCACCCAGGCGATCATCCTGCACGAGACCGGCGTCGCCGACGTCGTCGATCCGCTCGCCGGGTCGTACTACGTGGAGTCGCTCACCTCCCAGATCGAGGAGGACGCGCTCGCGCTGATCGAGCGGATCGACGCAATGGGCGGCATGATCGAGGCGGTCCAGTCCGGCTACGCGGTCCAGCTGATCTCCGATTCCGCCTGGGAGCAGCAGGTCAAGGTCGAGAGCAACGACACCATCACTGTCGGTGTGAACGCCTACGTCGACGAGGACGAGACCCAGGACATCGAGATCGACCGTCCGGTGCCCGGCGTGATGGAACGCCAGATGGCGCGGCTCGCCGAGGTGAAACGGTCCCGCGAGGACCGGCAGGTGAGCACGACACTGCGGGCGATCGAGAAGGCCGCCCCCGACCTGCAGCACAACCTGATGCCGCTGATCGAGGACGCCGTGCGCGCTCGAGCCACGGTCGGCGAGATCTGTGACGTGCTGCGCGGCGTGTGGGGCCACCACCAGCCGTCGACCGTGTTCTAGAGGAAGGACGTGACAATGACATCCGCCACTGCTGGTCTGCCGCCGCTCAAGGTGGTGATCGCCAAGCCCGGGCTCGACGGACACGACCGCGGCGCCAAGGTCGTGGCACGGGCGTTGCGCGACTCCGGTATGGAAGTCGTCTACACCGGCATCTATCAAAGCCCGGAATCGATCCTGCGCGCGGTCGTCCAGGAAGACGCCGACGTCCTCGGCCTGTCCAGCCTGTCCGGCGCTCACCTCGAGTACGCCAGGGACCTGTGCGCGCTGCTGAAGGAGAACGACCGCCGGGACGTACTGTTCGTCGTCGGCGGCACCATCCCGCCCGAGGACGCCGACACGCTCAAGGGCTACGGCGTCCACGAGGTCTTCGGGCCTGGGACGCCGACGGCCGAGCTGGTCGAGTACATCTCCCGCAACGCCCGACAGGCGAGGCTGGCGTGACGTTCAGGTCGCGCGACCTCGGCATCGTGGTCGGTGACCTCCCGACCGGCCGGCACAACGCCATC
It encodes:
- a CDS encoding ArgK/MeaB family GTPase, producing MFESDQIEALVAKGRQGHWAPLARAVTVVENSPPWEVSIPRASRPCHIVGITGPPGAGKSTLTGRLIESFADDGQRVAVLAIDPSSPLSGGAVLGDRVRMETYLTGRPGVFVRSLASRGSHGAVAGSTRNIARLLELSGLFDIVLIETVGAGQTEVAIVEVADTVLLVTVPGLGDAVQTIKAGLMEVADAFIVNMADRPGASETARHLRLAAGRVDAVYKTVAIEGTGVDQVRDGMYARWKSLLEDGQLEARRLAKWGSDAALVAEAWVADCAGALDLDPHATMQDSVDKILKEASHRWSR
- a CDS encoding methylmalonyl-CoA mutase family protein encodes the protein MNEDDKRWDERVEAWSTGRVAADYERIPPRRSEYTTLSGAPVKDIYTHADIRHLDPAEDIGLPGEYPYTRGVHATMYRGRPWTIRQVAGFGQAEDTNNRYKYLLRTGQTGLSTDFDLPTLLGYDSDHEVYRREVGRIGVAVDTVVDMHALFDGIPLDQISTSMTINPSAAVVLAMYRVVADERGIPGHVLTGTTQNDILKEYIAQNEFIFPPLPSVQLVVDTMEYGADVMPRFNPLNVCGYHIRDAGATAVEEVGLTISNALCYLEHAVERGIDVDRLAPRVSFFWDVHNNFFEEAAKLRAARRLWARLMRERLGAKDPRSWLMRAHCQTAGVSLTAQQPYNNVARTAIQAMAAVLGGTQSLHTNSLDEALSIPSESAIKIAVRTQAIILHETGVADVVDPLAGSYYVESLTSQIEEDALALIERIDAMGGMIEAVQSGYAVQLISDSAWEQQVKVESNDTITVGVNAYVDEDETQDIEIDRPVPGVMERQMARLAEVKRSREDRQVSTTLRAIEKAAPDLQHNLMPLIEDAVRARATVGEICDVLRGVWGHHQPSTVF
- a CDS encoding cobalamin B12-binding domain-containing protein, with the protein product MTSATAGLPPLKVVIAKPGLDGHDRGAKVVARALRDSGMEVVYTGIYQSPESILRAVVQEDADVLGLSSLSGAHLEYARDLCALLKENDRRDVLFVVGGTIPPEDADTLKGYGVHEVFGPGTPTAELVEYISRNARQARLA